From Cotesia glomerata isolate CgM1 linkage group LG2, MPM_Cglom_v2.3, whole genome shotgun sequence, a single genomic window includes:
- the LOC123258454 gene encoding uncharacterized protein LOC123258454 produces the protein MKILLVFIFGSSVFHSETAIHDRDDRIPTKILKHYWPVINCLLGRESCTPVSEFLAVALPDFLRNQLDNYDYKDKVLLKTHSRNIRKYFPHEWELIEKKFHKRSKYNLSVNSISSADYKIDYLRKEQGEKNDEFSRLAAESFVSNNFTNMVKLYKDLITDLVVYGDCLICNKNSLKWLNDIKNYLQTNYPRELREIVMKNKNR, from the exons atgaaaatactattggtttttatttttggaagtTCAGTATTTCACAGTGAGACCGCGATCCACGATAGAGATGATCGTATTCCtacgaaaatattaaaacattaTTGGCCAGTGATTAATTGTTTACTTGGAAGAGAGTCTTGTACTCCAGTGTCAGAGTTTCTTGCTg ttgCCCTGCCAGATTTCTTGCGGAATCAATTAGACAACTACGATTACAAAGATAAAGTGTTATTAAAGACCCATTCTCGAAACATAAGGAAGTATTTTCCTCACGAATGGGAgctcattgaaaaaaaatttcacaaacgTTCAAAATATAATCTTTCGGTAAATTCAATCAGTTCGGCTGATTACAAGATCGATTATTTGAGAAAAGAGCAGGGGGAAAAAAACGACGAGTTCAGCCGATTAGCTGCCGAAAGTTTTGTGAGCaacaattttacaaatatggTAAAGTTATATAAag acTTGATTACCGATTTAGTAGTCTACGGCGATTGTTTGATATGCaacaaaaattccctgaaatGGCTCAATGACATCAAAAACTACCTGCAGACAAACTATCCAAGAGAACTACGGGAAatagttatgaaaaataaaaatagataa